CTGCTACCAGTATGTCGATCTCACCTGCCGCAACCGCATGCATCATCAGCTGGATATCAGTTGGAGTGTAGTAGGCTGTCTATTTTCGACCCATTATTTTTCTGCAAGTTGATCGTGAAAGAGACCGCCGACCTAAAGCATTCGGTGGCTATATCTGAAAAGTGAAAATTCGATTTCAAaaatgttttatttttcttttcaaaGAAGATATTTTTGAAACGATGGGGGTTGATTGCTCCTCGCACTGCTAACCTCGCCGTGCCTTTCCGCAGTGGGCACAGTGTCGGCGCAGCAAAAGTTCGGCATCAACTACGGGCAGATCGCCAACAACCTGCCGGACCCGACGCAGGTGGCCGGCCTGCTCCGGTCCATGAACGTGAACCGGGTGAAGCTCTACGACGCGGACCCCAAGGTGCTGACGGCGTTCGCCAACACGGGCGTGGAGTTCATCATCTCGGTGGGCAACGAGAACCTGCAGACCATGGCGGCCAGCCCCGGCGCGGCGCGGCAGTGGGTGGCGCAGCACGTGCAGCCCTTCCTCCCGGCCACCCGCATCACCGGCATCATCGTCGGCAACGAGGTGCTGGGCAACAACGACACCGCCATGGCCGCCAGCCTCGTCCCCGCCATGCAGGCCGTCTACGACGCGCTCGCCGCGCTCGGGCTCAGCGGCCGGGTCACGGTCTCGTCGGCGCACTCGGTGAACGTGCTCGGCAGCAGCTTCCCGCCGTCGTCCGGCGCGTTCCAGGAGGGCGTGGCGCAGTACGTGAGGCCGCTGCTCGACTTCCACAGCAAGACGGGCTCGCCGTTCCTCATCAACGCCTACCCCTTCTTCGCCTACAAGGGGAGCCCGGGGAGCGTGTCGCTGCCGTACGTGCTGTTCCAGCCCAACGCCGGCGTGCGGGACGGCGGCCTGGTGTACGACAACATGCTGTACGCGCAGATCGACGCCGTGTACGCGGCCATGAAGGCCATGGGGCACACGGACATCGGCGTGCGGGTGTCGGAGACGGGGTGGCCGTCCAAGGGGGACGAGGACGAGGTGGGCGCCACCGCGCAGAACGCGGCGGCGTACAACGGCAACCTCATGCAGCGGATCACCATGGGCCAGGGCACGCCGCTCAAGCCCAGCGTGCCCATCGACGTGTTCGTGTTCGCGCTCTTCAACGAGAACATGAAGCCCGGGCCGGCATCAGAGAGAAACTACGGGCTGTTCTACCCCAACGGCTCGCCGGTGTACGCGATCAACGCCGGCACCGCCGGCTCCGGCTCGGGCTCCGGCGACGGATCCGGCGGGGGGTCGTCGGTGGGGAGGTTCGACCCGTACTCGTCGCAGTCCATGTTCTCGGCCGCGTCCAGATTGGGCGTAAGGAGAAGATTATCTTCTTTGACGCCACTGCTGGTATTGCCCGTGCTGTCAGCATTGTTGGCATGCTGATTGATTAAACTAAACTAGTAGCGATTCATCACCATTCATTGTATACGGAGAACATGTTGTAAATCGGTTATGGGGCTGGCCGAGATTCTGAAATTCGGCACGACGGCGATGTCTGTCCCGGAAAGTTTCTCCTTTCTCTGATTATTCCCGCCCCAATGATCCCGAGAGCAAAAGGCACCCAAAGGGACGGCGATGCACGGACGGGCGGGGCATCGCAGAAAGCGCGGGAAATTCCTGGAGTGTTTGACTGGAGAAACATGCTAGCACTTAGGCGGGAAAGAAAGAAATCGTGTCAGGGAATGTCAAGCGTCAAAGTGGCAAAGCGATTCAACGTCGAGGTCTCCGGTGTCGCTGAACAGCACGAGCTCGTGCTAATCTGAATGAACTCGCACGCCTAACCTTGGGCTTTTTCTCCGGTGTGGCTTGCAGATAACGTTAGCGGCGGCGGTGGGTGTCATGCTCGCCGCATTATTGTTCCTCCCAGCTTCCTCCACacgtaccaccaccaccaccgccgccgcacgAATGATTGGGGCTCCCTTCCGGCTAACGCATCGTCCAGCGAAGAGCCTTGAGTTGTCTTGGCCACTAGCTCATCATCAGACTCAGGAAAACGATAGACTTATTTTCCCTGACAAAGAGGTACATAAACTCACTAGCTCACCTCGTCCTCAGGCTCGTGCCGCTGACACGGTAGTCTAAGCTTGGTGCCAAATCGTGGCGAGAAAGTGGCCGGACGAAGACCCCAGCACAGCAGCGGCGGGTTCGGGGCGTGTTGCGCCCATGTCAGGTTAGGTAACAGGTCACGCAACGCAAGAAGGCCCGGTGCGCCATGTGCCCGTGCATGTGGAATGATCCATCCTGTTGAGCGGCGTGCTCGGCTACAGGGACCGCTGGCTCCCTCCCTGTTTGTTTGTTGACACCCATCGCTGGCTTGATGGGTCTGACCACCGGTACGCGCGCAATTATGCGCCGCGCATGCGCTACGATCCTAGCTAACCAGCACACCGAGAGATTTCGCCGACGGCTCCGCCCGAACCACCGCGCACTCCACCCCGATCGGTCCAGAGGCGTCGCGTCACCCCCATGCAAGAGGCCAACGATGGAGACGAGAGACGGTTCAGATGGAGATAGGGAAGGGATCGTCCTCGTCTGGCCGCTCACTACCCGGTGCTCATGTCATGCAGTGTAGCCAGGGACGTCCATTTGAGAGCTCAGAGCCAACCGACTCCTGTTGGACCGTTCGAGATATCGTGTCATCCATGGCTCGTTGCTGATGCTGATCATGCGAACGTGGTGGCCTGTGGAATATCTAGCCCTTTTGCCGGATATCTTTTTCTAGTTCTCAAGTCGGTACTGACTGCTTCAGCCTCCGTGTGTGTAATGTAAGGAGTGTGCGAGTCTGTGGGGGAGGCTTTATTCCGGAATCACTGTGTGCAGTTATCTTTCTGAAAAAGAAGGAGGTGTAGGTGCTGCCCACCCatatatgcctgtccctgtagctgTAGGCTGTAGCGGTATATCTTCGCCTATTTTGTCGTTCACATGCAAGTGCCTTTTTTTATTGGGGTGTGCACTGTGTAGCTTGACGCAGATAATAGGCCACGTTGCTTTTGCGGTGATATGATAATCGTGCTGTGTGCTTCTGAACCTGTGTTTCTGAAGAAAACGGACGGTTCAGTCGAGTTTTGCGCTCGATGTACTCCTTTCTCTATGGCACAGGCCATAGAGAATTTCTGGTTCTGAGTGGATATCCAGAGCTGTACTGTAGTTGCACTGACTGTGGAGGATGGAGCTGTTAGATGATTGCCATGTACTAGCTAGTTTGTGTTGTTATTTCTAACCGGTCAATTAGGTGTCACTCTAGGAGAAGTGTTTTAACCGTTTCTTTAGCAACTGCAGTTAGATTTTTTTTCAAACCTTTAacagtagaacaattgttctacggtatATTTTCATTTATAAAAGAATATTGTACATACAGAAGAAAATGAAAATACAGTCATGAAGAGACTGCAGCTAACCAATTCCAGCTTTTTCTAACATGGAAACAGATTCAAGCCTGAAACTAATCACATCTGGGAGTCAATCCACTGAGTCAGAAATTCCATATTATTTTCCTTGGTCCAATGCTTGACCAGTAGCAGATCTTGCTTAAGCTTGAATTTCCAGGAGACTGGGCTTGGAACTTCGTTCCTGAAGAGCTTGCCATGTCTTTGCATCCATAAGTTCCGGCATCCCATGGCTATGATATCCATAGCGATTTTCTTTGGCAAAGTGCTATGCAGGAGCACCACTTCATCGAAGAAAGAAATACCTCTGTTTTTATCTGGGTAAACTGAAGACCAGCAACTGCAGTCACATCGAATTTGTTTGGTAATCTTCTTTTGTCAGTTTTTTTGTTGAGGTTATTGCGTTTATTCATCGTAGGAATACGACATTTGTAAAAGATTGGGCATCAATTAATACTTACAGGGGCATGGAGCCCGGTTCGAAGAAAAAAAACTTACAGGGGCATGGTTTAATTAAATTACAAACATACTTCGAGCAAACAGCTAGAGTAAATGTCTTTCCATTAAGCATAAAATGGACTGGTCAGATATCAACatctcaaaattcaaaaaaaaaaatcatcaTTTCTGCAATGCTTACATGGTCCAGGTTGAACCTTTGTCaatttaaaaaaaggaaaaaatcacAGAATTTGTTAGTGTAAAAAGCTCAGAGAATTGGCACTTGTTCTTTTTTTTATGGGTTGTTCTTGGTTAACTTCCATTGATGTTATGGGTCTGTGGGAGTAACAGATGGCTTCATCAGCACATTACTCGGCCTGGTGGGAAGATATCAAATGGAGCCTTGATGCTCTTTTTAGAAAGGTAGGTCCGTCTGACGCCCCGACCGATGCGCCAagtgtctttcagttattcgctgtttGTTGCCGTatcattcgcttgtgtgttgcatcttgtcatgtcatcatccgcattgcatctgcatgtttttcaaacttgcatccgtccggattccccagtttcgtccgttgtccgttctgagcccagacacacccgcacgcgcccgcggcacgtctgaatattattttataagtggcgggaaaaatgttctcggaatgggttgaaagttggcgtgcgatcttattttagtgtaggtaggccgcctgccaagtttcatcgcattcggagtccgtctgacgccccaacgattaactatagcagcAGTATAGTCGGTCtattgtcggacgttttcggtctccgaaaactgttgccgggctttccgCTCTTTCCTTCCTAGACCGTCTTCACATTTCACTACCTATCCGCCAGTCCcagcctaacctctctcgtcagcccgcggccctcctcgcgcgcgtgtcCGAAAAGCTGCCCCGGACCCGACTCGGGcagtcgttaccgctgtgtccggatcatccgcaaacatctacaaaacgtctccgttttcttatttggactccctagcctatttttcctgaccgtctgattttgatcggagggacgagatagcccctaacctaacccgTGGTGTATATATTCATCCACCCCCAGCCCATTTTGgtcaaaccctagaaattaggggacttgtccctgtcgccgccgccgcactcttCTCCCAAATCCCCATCGGGATCCACCCCGATCCACCCAACCAGCGAGCCCCTCCTCCTCTCAATCCTATCCCACCAACCAGAGCTTCACCTGAAGCCAGCGCGCCTCCCGATCGAGCTGCTCGATCTGCTGCACCCGAGCGCGCCTGCCTCCCCTGCTCCTTCTTATTCCCTTTCCTCCtcggtctccctctctctcatgccGTTCCTCCTCTCTCTCAAGTACCCCTGGACCGCCCATGAACGCAAGTCCACAAGCTCCGTCGCTGCAGGGAACGAGGAGCACGCCGCCCCGATGCATGGACGCCGGCCTTCAGGACTCGTCTTCGACCAGTCCGATTACCAGAACAGAGCCTCCTCTGCACCACTTCTCCTCCCGTCGCCTCCGCCTCGTTCCAGGGAGGGACGCCCTCGCGCCACCGCACCATCTTCCGGATCCGCCGTCCTCTGCCAAGTtcctgccgccgccgcttcctTGCAAGTCCAACCGCGCGCCAGCTCTCCTGCTTCGAGCGCAGAAGCCACCAGGACGCCTGACACCATGGACGACGACCTCCTCAAGTCTGGTCCGCCCCGCACTGCCTTCCTGCCTCCCTTCATTCCCGCCGAAGCCTACGCCAAGTCTCTCGCAAGACACTGCCCTGCTGCCCAGTTTCCCTCACGGCAAGTCCGCCGCTGCAGTCCCCTACCGCTGTTGTCTGCTTCGTCAGATCGCGCAAGAGGAGCTCGCCCGGTCCAGCCGCGCGTTGACCGCGCTGGCCAGCTGcgtgggccggcctcctctcccactgcgGCCCAGCTACTCCCAGGCTCCTCCGGCCCAGCTCCCGCTGCGAGCCTGACAGCCTtcacgggccttggcccatggtgaggccagctCCGGCGCCCTCTTGTTTTTCTTTCCTCATGTTGGGCCAGCCCCTGTTTTGGCCCGCTATATTTTTTCCCTGGCCCTGCGAATTTTGCCAATATTCCAGAGTTTacggttttacagaaaaacccctggtcttcatgcatataataacttatgaATAATGCTTCATATGTAATAACTTTGTATATAAAACTTGctcagtttttcatctagtttaataatatgcaactttcatctatgtttaaaatgtttaaaatgttgtttgtttctatttgcttaaataacatgctaaaatgctttaattcataactaaataaccgtagctccaaacctaataatCTTTAtacgtaaatggggtagaaaaatgcctagtttaacatggtgaccttactttgcatgtttaataactctaaaattatgtttaggacaGAAGAGCACCAAACCtagtatatgcatatggggatttaccggaattgttttcgatgcttccggcctcatttaaccttgactagataggtagatttactttgcttcaccctcttgccatgtttaacaacatttaatattgttgggtacataaacgagatcgaactaaataacttgtcgtggtgtttcgtcaatatgcaacttgttgcatattgagctccacttaatttgtagggttgcttgtgcactttgccattccatgcttcattaaaccggacatgcatcatacttgattgtaaatcatgccatgttcatgtcgtggttgtttactatgttgtttgcttctttccggtgttgcttcttcgggttggttctgttaacgtcgcgtttgtgaggacctgttcgactacgtccgtttgtcttcttcatggactcattcttcttccttgcgggatttcaggcaagatgaccataccctcgaaatcacttctatctttgcttgctagttgctcgctcttttgctatgcctatgccgcgatacataccacttgcttatcatgcctcctatattgttgaaccaagcctctaacccaccttgtcctagcaaaccgttgtttggctatgttaccgctttgctcagcccctcttatagcgttgttagttgcatgtgaagatgaagtttgttccttgttagaacatggagatgttgttccttgttggaacatgtttacttgttgggatatcacaatatcttttacttaatcaatgcatctatatacttggtaaagggtggaaggctcggccttatgcctagtgttttgttccactcttgccgccctagtttccgtcatattggtgttatgttcccggattttgcgttccttacgcggttgggttataatgggaaccccttgacagtttgccttgaataaaactcctccagcaatgcccaacattggttttaccattcgccacctagcttttttctttcccttgggttctgcagactcaagggtcatctttatttaacccctccctcccgggccagtgctcctctgagtgttggtccgatcgagtagactgcggggccacctcggggcaacttaagggttggttttactcgtaggatgtctcatctgagtgtgccctgagaacgagatatgtgcagctcatatcgggatttgtcggcacattcgggcggtgttgttggacttgttttaccattgtcgaggatgtcttgtaacctggatgccgagcctgatcggattgtcttgggagaaggaatatccttcgttgaccgtgagagcttgtgatgggctaagttgggacacccctgtagggttttgaactttcgaaagtcagggttttgaactttcgaaagtcgtgcccacggttatgggcagatgggaatttgttaatgtccggttgtagaaaacctgaagttggccttaattaaaatacatcaaccgcgtgtgttgccgtgatggtctcttctcggcggggtccgggaagtgaacacggtgttggagtaatgtttgaggtaggttgttctaggatcacttcttgatcatagttgttcgaccgtgcttttgccttctcttctcgctttcttttgcgaataggttagccaccatatatgctagtcgcttgctgcagctccacctcatacctttaccttacccataagcttaaatagtcttgatcgcgagggtgtgagattgctgagtccgcgtgactcacagatacttccaaaccagcttgcaggtgccgatgagaccgtgcaggtgacgcaaccaagctcaaggaggagctcgatgaagatcttgtcctttgtgttgtttcgttctagttgatcagtagtggagcccagttggggtcgattggggatttgtgtagcatttggggtagtcttcttttattttggtttcgtagtcggaccttgtgtatctggatgatgtaatgctttattcatgtaattgtgtgaagtggcgattgtaagccaactatgtatctttttcccttatgtattacatgggttgtgtgaagattacctcacttgcgatattgctttcaatgcggttatgcctctaagtcatgcttcgacacgtaggagatatagccgcattgagtgcGTTACAGTCCATCTGTGATCAAAGCCCATACGTTTTGGGCTCGCCAAAGCTCAACTGACGACAACAAAGCTCACAGTGTGTACTTACATTCATTGCTCCTAAAAAATCACTTCGGTTGCAAGACAATATATCTGCAACACATACACACTCTAGATTGCAccctcaatttttttttaaaaaagtgtgAAAACCAGAAGTTTTTTAGGGTAAAAAAAGAGAGAATTCGCATGGACATGGCCTTTCTAAGCTCAAACTCATATGCACCCATATGAAtagtaaaaatccaaaaaaattgtaAAATAAAACTATGATCTTTTTTGTAATAAACATTGATAAATATTTCGTGTGCGTGCAAAATTTTGTGATAAGTTGATATTCATGGAGGTCAGAAAATAAACAAATCAATCGCTCCAAAAATACTAGTTttggaagcattttggagcatcaattttttattttttatttggcaggGGAGCATCAATTTTTTTGATCTAATGTCCACGAATGTCATTCCATCAAAAAAAAATCGCACGCAGGTAAATCATCAATGTTTAtcataaaaaaatcaaaatgttTCATTTTATTTTACTATTTCCCCAATTTTACTGTTTGTTAATGTATACATGAGCTCGGAATTAGAAGAACACTTTCATAGTTATGTATAGTTGATTGACATTGTGGCACTAACACAAATCACTTCGGAACATagtttatttctttctttttgcacGGAAAGCAAAACCGTAAAAGGGGAGGTCATAAGTGTctatatctttacctactaataaagcggctatcgcttctggtcgtccgtcattaaaATTACCCTCCAAGTTGAtaaaaattacccaccaatgccacccgtaagtgaAAAACGATTCGTTTCTCCGAACCAAAAATCGCCGCCTCCTACGCTGTTTTATAGGTGCGAGTTTCTCACGCATGACCCATCTATgcattcatgggccggcccatatgCGGGGCTTTACTCCCCTATTTCTTCTCATTTTACTTTTttgtcttttctgttttctttcttctttaaattaattcagGATCTAATATTCTAAAGTTACGAGTTTTCAAACAAAATGTTTGAGAAATCATACAATatatgtgaattcaaaaatgtttagaAAATCATAAAAAGATTGCAGATTTAAAAAATGTTGGTGGTTTTGCAAAATTGTTTGCAATATTATAAAAGAATCACAATTTGGAAAAATGGCCgggaaataaaatcatgttcatgattttgaaaaaatgatcatGTAGTCAAAACATATTCGGAAATCTGAAAAAAAATGTCCAtgacattttagaaaatgttcacaaaaaaattatttttaaaatttgttCCCCAATTTTTAAAAGAAATTCATCGATTCAACAAAAATTTGTTGAGTCAAAAATGTTAAAGAATTTGAAACCGTTTCAAACATTTAAATAAGTTTGTAAACAAAACTAAAGCTCATTATCTTatcttacctactaataaag
The Triticum dicoccoides isolate Atlit2015 ecotype Zavitan chromosome 3A, WEW_v2.0, whole genome shotgun sequence genome window above contains:
- the LOC119269666 gene encoding glucan endo-1,3-beta-glucosidase 14-like isoform X2, producing MTRPTMLMLGLLLLSLFSVGTVSAQQKFGINYGQIANNLPDPTQVAGLLRSMNVNRVKLYDADPKVLTAFANTGVEFIISVGNENLQTMAASPGAARQWVAQHVQPFLPATRITGIIVGNEVLGNNDTAMAASLVPAMQAVYDALAALGLSGRVTVSSAHSVNVLGSSFPPSSGAFQEGVAQYVRPLLDFHSKTGSPFLINAYPFFAYKGSPGSVSLPYVLFQPNAGVRDGGLVYDNMLYAQIDAVYAAMKAMGHTDIGVRVSETGWPSKGDEDEVGATAQNAAAYNGNLMQRITMGQGTPLKPSVPIDVFVFALFNENMKPGPASERNYGLFYPNGSPVYAINAGTAGSGSGSGDGSGGGSSVGRFDPYSSQSMFSAASRLGVRRRLSSLTPLLVLPVLSALLAC
- the LOC119269666 gene encoding glucan endo-1,3-beta-glucosidase 14-like isoform X1; translation: MEHRASSSLLPCILLLLLFSVGTVSAQQKFGINYGQIANNLPDPTQVAGLLRSMNVNRVKLYDADPKVLTAFANTGVEFIISVGNENLQTMAASPGAARQWVAQHVQPFLPATRITGIIVGNEVLGNNDTAMAASLVPAMQAVYDALAALGLSGRVTVSSAHSVNVLGSSFPPSSGAFQEGVAQYVRPLLDFHSKTGSPFLINAYPFFAYKGSPGSVSLPYVLFQPNAGVRDGGLVYDNMLYAQIDAVYAAMKAMGHTDIGVRVSETGWPSKGDEDEVGATAQNAAAYNGNLMQRITMGQGTPLKPSVPIDVFVFALFNENMKPGPASERNYGLFYPNGSPVYAINAGTAGSGSGSGDGSGGGSSVGRFDPYSSQSMFSAASRLGVRRRLSSLTPLLVLPVLSALLAC